One Novipirellula artificiosorum DNA segment encodes these proteins:
- a CDS encoding FG-GAP repeat domain-containing protein — protein sequence MKTIILRCTLFSCSLVCLCQALLADHPVRFYVRVLAHDGNEGCDVADIDGDGKLDIVAGRNWYRNGEWTPRAMRIIEDNNGYVRSNGDSIYDVNADGRPDVVSIDFLGSEVYWYENPGGEPLMQGYLWPKHLLGDTEWANNEVSYLIDLNQDGKPEFISNQWVNKNPMLAFSFTKETRQIEVTEGRKTEWVEKEIPTLIKNKIGEVNGHGIGFGDVNDDGRDDIVFGNGWYECPEGDRLAGVWKYHPDWEKKHAACPMLVFDVDGDGVTDVINSVAHGYGIHWWRGLGPGDDGKLQFEEHLIDDSFSQPHCLALADFDGDGTQELITGKRVRAHNGKDPGGLEPPVMKYYVWDQESKSFEVFPIVESTVGIGLQIRTADLDDDGDVDIVVAGKEGTQILFNARLHQR from the coding sequence ATGAAGACGATTATTCTCCGTTGCACTCTTTTTTCGTGCAGTCTTGTTTGCCTCTGCCAAGCTCTCCTCGCAGACCATCCCGTCCGCTTCTATGTTCGGGTTCTGGCTCACGACGGCAACGAAGGTTGTGACGTCGCAGACATTGACGGCGATGGAAAACTCGACATCGTTGCGGGTCGCAATTGGTACCGCAATGGCGAGTGGACCCCCCGGGCGATGCGAATCATCGAAGACAACAATGGCTATGTTCGAAGCAACGGCGATTCGATCTATGACGTGAACGCCGACGGACGTCCTGATGTCGTTTCGATTGACTTTCTCGGCAGCGAAGTCTACTGGTACGAAAATCCAGGCGGCGAACCCTTGATGCAGGGTTACCTTTGGCCAAAGCACTTGCTCGGGGATACCGAGTGGGCCAACAACGAAGTCAGCTACCTGATCGACCTGAACCAGGACGGCAAGCCCGAGTTCATTTCGAACCAGTGGGTGAATAAGAACCCGATGCTTGCGTTCAGTTTCACCAAGGAGACTCGACAGATTGAGGTCACCGAAGGACGCAAAACAGAATGGGTTGAGAAGGAGATACCCACGTTGATCAAAAACAAAATCGGCGAAGTCAATGGACACGGAATCGGTTTTGGTGATGTTAACGACGACGGTCGCGATGACATCGTGTTCGGAAACGGTTGGTACGAGTGCCCCGAAGGCGATCGATTGGCCGGCGTTTGGAAATACCATCCTGATTGGGAAAAGAAACACGCCGCGTGTCCGATGCTGGTGTTCGACGTTGATGGCGATGGTGTGACCGATGTCATCAACAGCGTCGCTCATGGCTATGGAATCCACTGGTGGCGTGGCTTGGGGCCCGGTGACGACGGCAAGTTGCAGTTTGAAGAACACTTGATCGACGATTCGTTCTCTCAGCCGCACTGCTTGGCCCTTGCCGATTTCGACGGCGATGGCACCCAGGAATTGATCACCGGCAAACGCGTTCGTGCTCACAATGGCAAGGACCCCGGTGGTTTGGAGCCTCCCGTTATGAAGTACTACGTCTGGGATCAGGAATCCAAGTCGTTTGAAGTGTTCCCGATCGTCGAAAGCACCGTAGGCATCGGATTGCAGATACGAACGGCCGACCTGGATGATGATGGGGATGTCGACATCGTCGTAGCCGGGAAAGAAGGAACGCAAATTCTATTCAACGCACGATTGCATCAACGCTGA